The DNA sequence AAAACCGCTCGTTTTATAGACAAGATACGTGAGCGCATCGAGCGGATTTGTTACGTTTATGATGACGCTATTTGGGGCAAATTTGGCGATTTTCTCCACCGTGCCTTTTACGATGCCTGCGTTTTTTAGCAGCAGATCTTCTCTAGTCTGCCCCTCTTTTCTAGGGCTTCCGGCGGTCACGACCACGATGTCACTATCCTTAACTAGCTCAAAATCATCCCCGCCGGCAACGCTAACATCCAGACCGAAAACCGCCGCACTCTGAGATAGATCGATCGCCTTTGCGCGCGCCACGTCACCAAATATATCCACCAGCGCGATCTCATCTGCGATGCCTCTTAGCAAAATAGCGCTAGCCGCATTCGCGCCTACGTTTCCAGCTCCGATAACTGAAATTTTCATTTTTTTCCTTTTTTATAAAATTTGATTTTGCAAAATTTGATTAAACGTCGCACTCGGCCTCATCGCCGCGCTCGCCTTTTTGCCGTCTGGCTTATAGTATCCGCCGATATCGACCTTTCGTCCTTGCGCCGCGTTTATTTGGGCCACTATCGCGCTCTCGTTTTGCGCGATATTTTGGGCGACGAGTTTAAATCTAGCGCCCAGTCCCGTGCCGCTAGCGGCAAGCTCGCTCGCCCAGTAAAGCGCAATATAAAAATGACTCGCGCGCGTATCTAGCTGCCCCACTTCAAAGCGCGGAACCTTATTTTCTTTTAGATAGCGCTCTACGGCCGCATTTAGGGCATCGGCTAAAATTTGCGCCTCAGGGCTTTGCTTAAATCCCGCTAACTGCTCGAGACTAGCGCCCAGAGCCAAAAACTCTCCCAAACTATCCCAGCTTAGGTGATTTTGCTCCAGCAGCTGTTCGGCGAGCCTCGGTGCGCTACCTCCCGCTCCCGTCTCAAAGATACTTCCGCCCTCTAGCAGCGGCACGACAGAGAGCATCTTGGCGCTGGTTTCAAGCTCCAAGATCGGAAAAAGATCGGTCAGATAGTCGCGCAAGACGTTGCCCGTGACGCTGATACAGTCCTCGCCGCGCCTCATGATCTCAAGCGACTTTTTGCAAGCGGCCGCGGGAGACATGATCTCTATATCAAGCCCGCCGGTATCGGCGCTAGCTAGCTGCGCTCTTACTTTTTTTAGTATTTCTCGGTCGTGAGCTCTGTTTTCATCCAGCCAAAATATCGCCTTTTGCCCCGTGATTTTCTCGCGTTTTAGCGCTAACTCGACCCAGTTTCGCACGGCGACGTCTTTGACCTGCGTTATCCTAAATATATCGCCTTTTTCTAACTCAAATTTAAATAAAATTTCGCCTTTTGCATTTAACACGTGCACCTCGCCAGCTTCGCTCATCACAAAGGTCTTATCGTGACTACCGTACTCCTCGGCCTTTTTAGCCATCAGTCCGACGTTTGAGACGCTGCCGATTTTAGCGGGATCTAGCGCGCCGTTTGCCTTGATATCCGCGATCGCGGCCTCATAAACGACGGCGTAGGTTTTATCGGGTATCACGGCTTTGGTTTCCCTGGCTATGCCCTCTTTGTCCCACATTTTGCCGCCGTTTTTTATCATCGCGGGCATCGAAGCGTCGATGATAACGTCGCTAGGTACGTGTAAATTTGTAACGCCGGCAGCCGAGTTTACCATCGCTAAATTTGGCCTTATGGCGTAAATTTCATCAAATTTGGCTTTGATTTTTTCCTGCGTTGCTTGCGGTAAATTTAAAATCCGCGCAAAAAGGTCTTTTAATCCGTTGTTTTCACTGACGTTTACGCTTTTTAGCTCGTCTGCAAACTCATCAAAAACCTCCGCGAAAAAAATCCTCACGAAATGCCCGAAAATCACGGGATCGCTCACCTTCATCATCGAAGCTTTTAGATGCACGCTAAAGAGCAAATTTTTTGCTTTCGCGTCCGCGATTTGCTCCTTTATAAAGACGTCCAGCTCCCGCGCGCTCATAAAGCTAGCGTCGATTATGTCGCCTTTTTCTACCGCTAAATTTTCTTTTAGCATGCTTTTTTCGCCGCTTTTTGAGATAAATTCGACGCGTAAATTTTCATCCGCTTCAAAGCTGATCGAGCGCTCGGAAGAGTAAAAATCGC is a window from the Campylobacter massiliensis genome containing:
- a CDS encoding NADP-dependent isocitrate dehydrogenase codes for the protein MSDIVYTRTDESPLFASYSLFPILQAFLRAGGIEIAQADIGLAARIIAAFNDKLPPDLRVSDDLEMLRNLTQEKRANIIKLPNISASLPQLNAAITELRAKGYDLPPYPSDPKTPEEKDAAARYAKVLGSAVNPVLREGNSDRRCVGAVKRYARENPYKITPFEKDSKTEVAYMKGGDFYSSERSISFEADENLRVEFISKSGEKSMLKENLAVEKGDIIDASFMSARELDVFIKEQIADAKAKNLLFSVHLKASMMKVSDPVIFGHFVRIFFAEVFDEFADELKSVNVSENNGLKDLFARILNLPQATQEKIKAKFDEIYAIRPNLAMVNSAAGVTNLHVPSDVIIDASMPAMIKNGGKMWDKEGIARETKAVIPDKTYAVVYEAAIADIKANGALDPAKIGSVSNVGLMAKKAEEYGSHDKTFVMSEAGEVHVLNAKGEILFKFELEKGDIFRITQVKDVAVRNWVELALKREKITGQKAIFWLDENRAHDREILKKVRAQLASADTGGLDIEIMSPAAACKKSLEIMRRGEDCISVTGNVLRDYLTDLFPILELETSAKMLSVVPLLEGGSIFETGAGGSAPRLAEQLLEQNHLSWDSLGEFLALGASLEQLAGFKQSPEAQILADALNAAVERYLKENKVPRFEVGQLDTRASHFYIALYWASELAASGTGLGARFKLVAQNIAQNESAIVAQINAAQGRKVDIGGYYKPDGKKASAAMRPSATFNQILQNQIL